A genomic region of Rhodothermia bacterium contains the following coding sequences:
- a CDS encoding MBL fold metallo-hydrolase, producing the protein MNRRIFLRKAAKGVGGLLALSGIGTWLADHSFSAPGYTGPPSEHFDGTQFHNIGDVPQKGFWDVVRWRINRKNVGYWPPFAEQPYGEKPPNRIDTGLRITFINHATLLLQWNGLNILTDPVYGRRVSPFTWLGPERVRPPGIRFEDLPPIDVVLLTHNHYDHCDPQTLRQLQNRFGCKIVTTLGNKAFLTAQNLLDIRELDWWDALNLAEAVQLTCVPAQHFSGRGLSDRNKTLWAGFVLKVQGKQLYFAGDTGYGPFVHQIKERFPEGFEVGLLPIGAYRPEWFMSPVHVSPAQSVQMHRELGIKTSIPMHYGTFEMADEGQSDPLVDLVEALKQQGVSPEAFVVLKEGESFVWAG; encoded by the coding sequence ATGAACCGTAGAATCTTTTTACGAAAGGCCGCAAAAGGTGTTGGAGGGCTACTGGCATTGAGTGGTATAGGAACTTGGTTGGCAGACCATTCGTTTTCAGCGCCGGGATATACTGGCCCCCCAAGTGAACATTTTGATGGTACGCAGTTCCATAACATAGGCGATGTGCCACAAAAAGGGTTTTGGGATGTGGTTAGGTGGCGTATAAACCGGAAAAATGTAGGGTACTGGCCCCCTTTTGCCGAACAGCCCTATGGCGAAAAGCCACCCAATCGAATAGATACAGGTTTGCGGATCACGTTCATTAACCATGCAACTTTGTTGCTACAGTGGAACGGCCTAAACATCCTTACCGATCCCGTGTATGGGCGTCGGGTAAGCCCGTTTACTTGGTTGGGACCGGAGCGCGTCCGGCCACCCGGTATCCGTTTTGAAGATTTGCCACCGATTGATGTGGTTCTGCTTACCCATAACCACTACGACCATTGCGATCCGCAAACCCTACGCCAACTGCAAAATCGGTTTGGGTGCAAAATTGTGACAACGCTGGGCAACAAAGCTTTTCTTACCGCGCAAAACCTCCTGGATATTCGCGAATTGGATTGGTGGGATGCGCTCAATTTGGCGGAGGCGGTGCAACTGACTTGTGTTCCGGCGCAGCATTTTTCTGGGAGAGGGCTTTCCGATCGTAACAAAACGCTTTGGGCGGGCTTTGTGCTAAAGGTGCAAGGCAAGCAACTTTATTTTGCGGGCGATACCGGATATGGGCCATTTGTCCATCAAATAAAGGAGCGATTTCCGGAGGGATTTGAGGTGGGTTTATTGCCCATTGGGGCGTATCGCCCAGAGTGGTTTATGTCACCGGTACATGTTTCCCCCGCACAATCTGTGCAAATGCACCGCGAGTTGGGCATTAAAACCTCTATTCCCATGCATTATGGAACTTTTGAAATGGCGGATGAAGGCCAATCCGATCCGTTAGTTGACTTAGTAGAAGCCCTTAAGCAACAGGGCGTATCACCGGAAGCCTTTGTGGTGCTGAAGGAAGGCGAGTCTTTTGTGTGGGCAGGCTAA
- a CDS encoding BlaI/MecI/CopY family transcriptional regulator: MKRRILHPVGEAEFEVLQAVWQMGEATVSQVHERILTHREVAYTTIMTLMKRLTDKGYLSYQNRGNTYHYQAQVTYEAFRASMASEMVEKVFDGSPMALVQTLFKQESFSEEERAEIESLLNQIRTHTNP; the protein is encoded by the coding sequence ATGAAACGACGCATTTTACATCCAGTAGGAGAAGCCGAATTCGAGGTTCTCCAAGCGGTTTGGCAAATGGGCGAAGCCACCGTAAGCCAAGTACACGAGCGTATTCTCACACACCGCGAAGTGGCCTATACCACGATAATGACGTTGATGAAGCGCTTAACAGACAAAGGCTATTTGTCTTATCAGAATCGTGGGAATACCTATCATTACCAAGCCCAAGTGACCTACGAAGCGTTTAGAGCATCAATGGCTTCGGAAATGGTGGAAAAGGTTTTTGACGGCTCGCCAATGGCCTTGGTACAAACACTTTTTAAACAAGAATCTTTTTCGGAAGAAGAACGTGCCGAAATCGAATCACTTCTCAACCAGATCCGCACCCACACAAACCCTTAA
- a CDS encoding M56 family metallopeptidase, which produces MTEYLGITLLYKLWFPMVVWTILASTIVLLSRRTITLHPAIRYQVLWFVIGLLPTGLVAISIFPSPILYQNNLVLIPPDREFEKRIIHSATSIPFNPNQENYLEVAPIPIHQQSKTADWWHVLNGVSIGFAGLACLWAFLRIGRLIHEHLGLLRFRQSLSEVSIAWQKAALQSINLPYEVQITHSENLHSPITFGWPNPYIVLPTPLLEDQDGARIAILHELSHIRHHDFAQQYFLRFLDAIFAINPMMRYLILQLEIEREILRDQEVVHQSEIPVHVYAKTLYKLATSYQGKTFFTNA; this is translated from the coding sequence ATGACCGAATACTTGGGAATAACATTACTCTATAAGCTATGGTTTCCGATGGTTGTCTGGACTATCCTTGCCAGTACAATAGTACTACTTTCGCGACGCACGATTACCCTACATCCTGCCATTAGATACCAAGTCCTTTGGTTTGTAATTGGTTTATTGCCCACTGGTTTGGTAGCCATTTCTATTTTTCCCTCACCCATATTATACCAGAACAACCTTGTCTTGATTCCTCCGGACAGGGAATTTGAAAAACGGATCATACATTCCGCCACGAGCATCCCCTTCAATCCCAACCAAGAAAACTATTTAGAGGTTGCACCAATACCAATTCATCAACAAAGCAAAACGGCTGATTGGTGGCATGTTTTGAATGGGGTTAGTATAGGTTTTGCTGGTCTTGCCTGCCTCTGGGCTTTCCTCCGAATAGGCCGCTTGATTCACGAGCATCTCGGATTGCTTCGTTTTAGACAAAGCCTTTCCGAAGTTTCTATCGCGTGGCAAAAGGCTGCCCTCCAGAGCATAAATTTGCCTTATGAAGTCCAAATCACCCATTCAGAGAACCTTCACTCGCCCATCACCTTTGGTTGGCCGAATCCCTACATTGTTCTGCCTACGCCTTTGTTAGAAGACCAAGACGGCGCCAGAATTGCCATCTTGCACGAACTAAGTCATATACGTCATCACGATTTTGCCCAACAATATTTTTTACGTTTTTTAGATGCCATATTTGCCATCAATCCCATGATGCGCTACCTCATCCTACAACTCGAAATCGAACGCGAGATTTTGCGAGACCAAGAAGTCGTCCATCAATCGGAGATTCCAGTTCATGTTTATGCAAAGACGCTCTATAAACTTGCAACTTCCTATCAAGGAAAAACCTTTTTTACAAATGCTTAG
- the sucD gene encoding succinate--CoA ligase subunit alpha, translated as MSILVDRNTRLVVQGFTGKEGTFHAEQMIEYGTNVIGGVTPGKGGTKHLDRPVFDTVQKAVEAEDANTSIIFVPPAFAADAILEAFDAGIKLVICITEGIPIKDMLPVYHYGKKVGARFVGPNCPGVLTPNQAKVGIMPGMIFTPGPVGVVSRSGTLTYEAVDQLTRRGLGQTTAVGIGGDPIIGTRFRDALELFEADTETEAVVMIGEIGGTAEEEAAEFIKTMTKPVFAFIAGKTAPPGRRMGHAGAIISGGKGTADEKFAVLKAAGATIVENPALIGETVAATLNA; from the coding sequence ATGAGCATCCTTGTAGATCGGAATACCCGCCTTGTGGTTCAAGGTTTTACCGGAAAGGAAGGTACGTTCCACGCCGAGCAAATGATCGAGTATGGGACAAACGTTATCGGGGGCGTTACGCCCGGAAAAGGTGGCACCAAGCACTTAGATCGTCCGGTATTTGATACCGTACAAAAGGCCGTAGAAGCAGAAGACGCCAACACCTCTATCATTTTTGTGCCTCCGGCGTTTGCCGCAGATGCCATTCTGGAAGCCTTCGACGCAGGCATTAAGTTGGTGATCTGTATCACCGAGGGCATACCGATCAAAGACATGTTGCCGGTTTATCACTACGGGAAAAAAGTTGGGGCACGGTTTGTAGGGCCAAATTGCCCCGGTGTACTGACGCCAAATCAGGCAAAAGTGGGGATTATGCCCGGCATGATTTTTACCCCCGGCCCAGTGGGTGTGGTCTCCCGTTCTGGCACACTCACCTATGAAGCGGTAGATCAACTTACCCGTCGCGGTTTAGGCCAGACAACCGCCGTAGGAATTGGTGGCGATCCCATTATCGGGACACGCTTTCGGGATGCGTTGGAGTTGTTTGAGGCCGATACCGAGACCGAGGCTGTGGTGATGATTGGGGAAATTGGCGGAACTGCCGAGGAAGAAGCGGCCGAGTTCATCAAAACAATGACGAAGCCTGTCTTTGCCTTTATTGCAGGGAAAACAGCGCCTCCGGGGCGTAGAATGGGTCATGCCGGTGCAATTATCTCCGGCGGGAAAGGCACTGCTGATGAGAAATTTGCTGTTCTAAAGGCTGCTGGCGCCACCATTGTGGAGAATCCAGCGCTTATTGGCGAAACGGTTGCTGCCACTCTCAATGCCTAA